Genomic window (Juglans microcarpa x Juglans regia isolate MS1-56 chromosome 2S, Jm3101_v1.0, whole genome shotgun sequence):
TCCAGCGGTCGGTCTGAGTCGGTCTCGACTGGTTTTACAATTTTCTGTACAGCCCTACTGGTAACGTACTGCTGCTACTTCTTTTTATGGCCCAAACATTGCCACTCATATACTCATCCAAGGGCTAgcatgagtgagagagagagacagagggtCCAGGCCATCCTGGTCCTATGCTGCCACTTGAAATTGCACAAAAAGTAAGTGTTTAACTTTACTCGATTAAATGACATCATGATTTAATAGCAAAAAATGCGCCAATTTCATCATGTCTTTAAGGCAGCAACATGCTTCTTGATATAACGAGTCAAAAGTAAGTTGAATTTAAACAATTGATCTTAATTtaggaaaacaaaaacactCGAGCCCTCAATAAACTGATTAATGGATTATAATATAAAAggaatgtataaaaaatatttaattgttataattaATATCAATGAATGATCAGTTACACCAAATAGTATGAATTCCGATTTCCCCATTAATTCATTCGTAGAAGCCAACTCACATCCGTACGTATCCTCGTTCAAATCCACGAGATACAGCTAATTAATCATCCCCCACCTAcgtttaaatgcaaaaaacccAGATCACATACCCATATATATTAGCAAATTCCTTTCCCTTTTGCTTCTTAGTGCAAGGGAAGCAAACTCTTATCTTCAGTTGCCATAAAAAAGATAACTCTACGCAAAATTTTAACCCCTCTGATCACATGATTAATGTGCCCAACTATCCCGTTTAAAGCATTGTACGCAATCTCGCATCAAATGGGTTATGACACACGTGTACAAGTGGGTTCTCACCGTTGCCAACTATGAAGATTTACGTTTGATTGGCCCTGTTTACCGTTTCGAGGTTAAACCCAGCACGTATCTTCGATGTTGATTCGCTCCTACAAATACTcccatatttttaaatagaatccTCGTGTGTTTGGATGTAGAGTGATCATCGATCGAGAGAGAAACTGATTAGTGAGTGAAAGAGATGGAGGGGTTGGCAAGGAAAGGAGGAGCTTTCAGGGTGATAATGGTGGTGTTGATGATAATGGGGTGGCAAACGTGCGCTCTGGCGAGTCTAATTCGGGTGGGAGGAGTACAAGGGTGGAATCAGAACGTAAACTACACTGTCTGGTCCCGTCATCAGCATATATACGTTGGCGATTGGCTCTGTACGTAATtatctccccctctctctctctcataatttGAGTTCAGTTTATGCTAGTCATGTTTTGGTCTTAATTCACATGATTAATTTGGGGCTGCTGGGTTTATTGATGTACGACGTTATTAATTTATGTATGGTTTCTCATGAAGATTTTATCTTTGACAAGCACTACTATAATGTTCTGGAGGTGAACAAAACAAGTTATGAGAACTGTAATGACCAAGGCTTCATAACCAACATTACGAGAGGCGGTCGAGACGTGTTTCAAGTGACAGAAGCAAGGCCGTATTACTTCCTATCCAGCGGAGGCTATTGCTATCATGGAATGAGGGTTGCTGTTAACGTGGAAGATCAAGCCCCAGTACCGAGTCCAGCACCTGCTTCTGCTCAAAACGAAAATGCTTCCCCACAAATGATCCTGATCTCCATCAGTACTACTCTTTCCATCGCTTTTATATTGGTCGGCCTCTTGCTCAAACCATGATGAATATCGCTCGattaataatgatataattatatatatagtaagtaCTGAGTCGAGGAAAGGAATCACCactaataataaatacatataatattgaAGGGTTAGCATAGAATTCATGGCTGATGATATATCATGTATGTATGGTAATATGTAGCTGTTGCATGCCTTTTGAGGATATTAATGAAGCGTGTCGCCTGGAACATCATGATGAATATCAGAACATGATGAACTGTGATGTTTTGCTTTTTCGTACTTGAGATTTTACAAATGATGATCAGCTCATGTTGCGCGCAAAGGATTGCCAGTTCCTAAACATAGAAACACTACGAATATTATggcatttcaaatttgaaatgtacattctatatatatgcatatgcaagGTTCtgtttatataagttttaatttgagaaatgatttatacaattttagaTTGTGTAAATATCGCGTACTACTccctttgaaaaatagtggacaaatttgaaatctatatatgtgaaaaaaaaatatatttatttttaataatagacccaaattttattaaaaaaaacacaagtttCATACATCTTAAAATTGTATCGAACATTACTATTTTAATAAACATAAGTTTATAGTGTTAGTGATGTCTTTCACTGCAAAGTTACTAATCAtgaattcttttaatttttatataaaccaaaacaataagggaaaagaaatgccttattattttatattttttaataatgcaaAAGGAAAAAGTGAATTTACAACCGAAAGTCGCTTGTGCGAGAGTAAGCGGGTACCGCTGCaccatgaaaattataaaattgagtGTCTCGTCTCAATCGCCACAGATGATACTGGGCCGCAAGCTCGGTCATGGGCTGGATTGGGCCTATTCAAGATTTTACAATCTCAAAAGAAAGAGCCGAGTTCGGCCCCTTATCAATTGCGTCAAATTCCTTAATTACCCCTATTACTTTACGAATCATCCGTGATACCCTCGTCAACGTTCTTTTCCATCATTGCCATCAGCGAGAGCATGAGCTCAGTTGTGAggggcaaaaaaagaaaaagaagaaaaattggaaCGAACATTTAGTGCGCCCctgtaaaagaagaagaaggaaacaaaattaaacttgATACGAACTGGAGCGATGAGGGTGTCTGCAACAGCGGGTTCATATGATTTCAAGCATCATATTCGAGCCTCTCAAGCCACCCCTCCAAGGTTTCACTCTTTTTCCGCCCCATTTGCTCATTCaactgtaaattttttatgtaagtgATGGCTGCTGATAACACAGATTCTTCTGGTTTATTCATCACCACTGCCATCATAAGCAATGTTTACAGCAATTTTCAGGCGAGCAACGTGCTTTTCATCATACAGCCACCCACATTCCTCTGTTGTCAATCCCAGCGCCACATAGAACCGTGGTTGGGGCTGCTCAGTGCTCTCAACACCACAATTACACATACATTACTTCATATTTTGTGGATATCTTTGTTGCATGGTGGTTACTAGTTCGCACGacatgctcttttttttttttttttgtacattgAATGAAATTCATCAGTTCCTTACTTTATTGGGAGTGGCTTCATATTTCTAAAGAATGAAGATCGAGAAGGATTAAAAAGATGGTTGGGATGAGCTTGCGATTGTCCACTTCTCATGTAGGATGCAAATTATGGAAAGCAGCCAAGACAGCTAACCGGGTGCTTTTCCCTGCTCTAATGACCCACACTTTCCACAGTGACATAGGACCAGAAGACAATTATGTATGCTCCAACGATCAAATCTCTGGTCGCCAGGAGGAGTCATCAAGACCAGTTGTTTTGGATCTATTGGTTCAGTTTCAAACCCATGGATCTTTACCCAACTCACACATCATCAACAAACACATATCCTTTTGCGCCAGATTGAGAGATATTGCTCTAGGAATCTATCGCCACTCACCTATTATCAAAATGGGTTCCAGtttaaatgtttatatttgCAGTGCTCTAGTAGATATGTGCGGTAAATGTGGTGAAATTTCAAGTGCTCGACaggtgtttgatgaaatgcaTCACAAAAGTGTAGTCACTTGGAATTCCCTGATTTCTGGTTATTTGCATTTTGGGTGCCCTGAAATTGCtattaatatgtttttggaGATGCTACGAGTGGGTATAGCTACAACACCATTCAGTGTCTCGGCTGTTTTGGTAGGTTGTTCCCAATTGGAAGCAAGAGGGCTTGGAACTCAGGTGCATTGTCTAAGCTTAAAAGTGGGGTTTATTGATAATGTTGCTGTGGGGACAGGTTTGATTGATGTGTATGCAAAGTGCTGGAGTGTGGATGACTCGAGGGATGTTTTTGATAAGATGttggataaaaatattttaacttggAGTTCCATGGTTATTGGCTATGCTCAGAATCAAGAACCTGATGAGGCAATGTTGTTAGTGAAACAAATGTTGTGTTTGGATCTTAAGCCAAGTTACATGACCTATAATAGTTTGCTAAGTTCATTTTCTAGGCCTAATTATTTGGATCATTGCAAGCAAATTCAGTGCCAAATAAATTCGGGATGGTTTCGAGTCTAATGCATATATAGAGGTCTCCGTTATGGTTGCATATTCGGAATGTGGTGGTAGCTTGGAGTACTTTCAGCAGATATGCTCAAGTGTCACAAGATGGGATCAAATCTCGTGGAATGCAGCCATTTCTGGGGTTTCCAATTTAGGATATGTTGAGGAGTCCCTGAAATGCTTCTTTGAAATGAGGCAGGGTGTTATTGATGTGGACTTCTTCACATTTCAAGTGTTCTAAAAGCAGTGGGAATTATTTCGGCTCTTGAAGAGGGGAAGCAGATCCATGCTCTTATTTTCAAAAGTGGACATGCTGCAAATTTATATGTCCAAAACAGGCTTATTGCCATGTATGCAAGATGTGGCATCATTGATGATTcaaagagagtatttttctcAGGTGACAAACATGACGTTAGCTCCTGGAATTCTATGCTTTCTGGATGTGCTCATCATGGATATGGTATAGAGACTGTTCAATTGTTTGAACAGAGGAAAAGAACTAACATCAAACCGAATAGTACCACCTTTGTAATTGTACTCACTGCTTGCAGTCATGCTGGTTTGTGGGTCAAAGGACTTGAGTACTTTAATTTGATGATAAAGGATGAATTGGTTGAACCTCCCAAACTGGAACATTATGCTACAATCGTTGATCATTTTGGTCTAGTTGGGAATCTTGAGGAGGCTGAAGCCATTATCAATAGTATGCCAATAGAACCAGGACCATCTGTCTACAAAGCTCTGCTAAGTGCTTGTCGTGTTCATGGAAACAAGGAAATTGCTCTACGTTCTGCAAAGAAGCTCCTGGAGTTATGCCCAAATGATCCTGCAACTTATGTTCTTCTATCAAATGTGTTGGTTACATGGGGTTATTGGGATGATGCCACCAAAGTACGAAAACTCATGCATCACTCCAGAGTAAGGAAATCTTCTGGTCATAGTTATAGTTGGATTCAAGTGAACAAATGGTGAATGGATTCgttatgagaaagaaaaaaagggcgTTTAATCGTCCCTTGGTCTTCTTGGGCGGTTGGTCTCTAATTCATTTTCCATGGAATTCATCTGAAAGGAAGATGCAGAGAGTAATCTACTAGAAATGTTGCGGCATGACGAATTGAGTCGGACAAAAATGAGTATATAGCTGGAGGTTTCAAATTTGACTCTCCATTtgagcataatatatatatatatatatatatatagctggaGGCTTTCATATATGTCTGGCATGCTTGATTGCTTCAGTTTTTGGAGGATTAAGCACGTTCGCTCCAAGTCAAATTGTGCTTGTGGGAATACCATTAACTAGTGATATTGCAGTGATATGTTACCATACACGATACGGCTGGCTAGGTTCTAgtcccttttttatttatttatttatttatttattgcgcTTTCA
Coding sequences:
- the LOC121252621 gene encoding lamin-like protein, yielding MEGLARKGGAFRVIMVVLMIMGWQTCALASLIRVGGVQGWNQNVNYTVWSRHQHIYVGDWLYFIFDKHYYNVLEVNKTSYENCNDQGFITNITRGGRDVFQVTEARPYYFLSSGGYCYHGMRVAVNVEDQAPVPSPAPASAQNENASPQMILISISTTLSIAFILVGLLLKP